In one window of Nakamurella sp. PAMC28650 DNA:
- a CDS encoding type II secretion system F family protein produces the protein MNLTLIGAILGGLAAVGLVLAVLASPPMRRMTLADRISPYLTDTANESRLLVRPGTGTGTAMGKLGAPLLRDAVKILDRIVGGQASVRRRLASLDSPMTVEQFRADQVLWGALATAAGFSIGLLSVVFGQTNPLTLVLLIVICSISGVLARDWWLSQTVARRDADILTEFPVVAEMLALAVTAGEGPVGAIERISRLAQGHLVDQLAGILADTRSGTPLLVALTSLRDRTRLEPLSRFLDGMAVAIERGTPLADVLRAQAADVRALGKRQLLESGGKKEIAMMVPVVFLVLPITILFALYPGLIAISAVAQ, from the coding sequence ATGAACTTGACCCTCATCGGCGCGATTCTCGGCGGCCTGGCTGCGGTCGGTCTCGTCCTGGCCGTGTTGGCCTCACCTCCGATGCGCCGGATGACCCTGGCCGACCGGATCTCGCCCTACCTGACCGATACCGCCAACGAATCCCGACTGCTGGTCCGTCCCGGCACCGGGACAGGGACCGCCATGGGGAAGTTGGGTGCTCCTCTGCTGCGGGACGCCGTCAAGATCCTCGATCGCATCGTCGGGGGCCAGGCCTCGGTCCGCCGGCGGCTGGCCTCGCTGGACTCACCCATGACCGTCGAGCAGTTCCGCGCCGACCAGGTGCTGTGGGGAGCGCTGGCCACCGCCGCGGGATTCAGCATCGGTCTGCTGTCCGTCGTATTCGGCCAGACCAACCCGCTCACGCTGGTCCTGCTGATCGTGATCTGCTCGATCAGCGGAGTGCTGGCCCGCGACTGGTGGCTCAGTCAGACGGTGGCCAGGCGCGACGCCGACATCCTCACCGAGTTCCCCGTGGTCGCCGAGATGCTGGCGCTGGCCGTCACCGCCGGCGAAGGACCGGTCGGCGCCATCGAACGGATCTCCCGCCTGGCCCAGGGTCATCTGGTCGACCAACTGGCCGGGATCCTCGCCGACACTCGTTCCGGGACACCACTTCTGGTCGCCCTGACCAGCCTGCGGGACCGCACCAGACTCGAACCGCTCTCCCGATTCCTGGACGGCATGGCCGTGGCCATCGAACGCGGAACACCGCTGGCCGACGTCCTACGCGCCCAGGCCGCGGACGTCCGCGCCCTCGGCAAACGCCAACTCCTGGAATCCGGTGGCAAGAAGGAAATAGCCATGATGGTCCCCGTGGTGTTCCTGGTATTGCCCATCACCATTCTTTTTGCGCTCTACCCGGGATTGATCGCGATCAGCGCCGTCGCCCAATGA
- a CDS encoding TadE/TadG family type IV pilus assembly protein: MVLVLLLMLFLALVSVGFWAYSRTLLTSASADAARYIANADIPDTAAAERVATLLDGSIAASTSASLQCRSATEGQLVQVTCTMRTPGIISLLDGVMPDITVTGHSVKEVAR; the protein is encoded by the coding sequence ATGGTCCTCGTCCTGCTCCTGATGCTCTTCCTGGCCCTGGTCTCGGTCGGATTCTGGGCCTATTCCCGCACGTTGCTCACCTCGGCCTCGGCCGACGCGGCCCGGTACATCGCCAACGCCGACATCCCCGACACCGCAGCCGCGGAACGGGTCGCCACCCTACTGGACGGCAGCATCGCCGCCTCCACCAGCGCCAGCCTGCAGTGCCGATCGGCGACCGAGGGACAACTCGTCCAGGTCACCTGCACCATGCGCACCCCCGGCATCATCAGCCTCCTGGACGGCGTCATGCCCGACATCACCGTCACCGGCCACTCCGTCAAAGAAGTCGCCAGATGA
- a CDS encoding Tad domain-containing protein gives MNTTDPPTPTNRPRDEGSITPLVLGMMVCLLVLGAGITAAGSAFLAGQRLQHLCDGAASTAAGTLTDNPANDQTVINAVNGYLAVRRSTADTTANLVGTTLTLTCSDTVPIAFGALFGSPTLHRTVTATARTAYSRT, from the coding sequence ATGAACACCACAGACCCACCCACCCCGACGAATCGCCCACGCGACGAAGGCTCCATCACCCCCCTGGTGCTGGGGATGATGGTCTGCCTCCTCGTCCTCGGCGCCGGAATCACCGCCGCCGGATCGGCGTTCCTGGCCGGACAACGACTGCAACACCTGTGCGATGGCGCGGCCTCCACCGCAGCCGGCACCCTCACCGACAACCCCGCCAACGACCAGACCGTCATCAACGCCGTCAACGGCTACCTCGCCGTCCGCAGATCCACCGCCGACACCACCGCAAACCTCGTCGGCACCACCCTCACCCTCACCTGCAGCGACACCGTGCCGATCGCCTTCGGCGCCCTCTTCGGCTCCCCCACCCTGCACCGCACCGTCACCGCCACCGCCCGCACCGCCTACAGCAGAACCTGA
- a CDS encoding ester cyclase, producing the protein MSQQENVTLVRRHFEEIWNQRDAAACDELMATDFVENGAAPFQTQAPGRVSGPAAMRGTVHWLISQFPDLMYEIEAIVADGDLVVVRVRARGTNLGRLNGFLPASGKRFDYAQSHWFRVVEGQLAEHWANRDDLSAMLQLGVVTPPRIGALLRQMRSAIPRMLRHRRGSGPPAHG; encoded by the coding sequence ATGTCACAGCAAGAAAACGTCACTCTTGTACGGAGGCACTTCGAAGAAATCTGGAACCAGAGAGACGCGGCGGCCTGCGACGAACTGATGGCAACGGATTTTGTCGAGAACGGAGCTGCTCCTTTCCAGACGCAGGCGCCCGGTCGTGTATCCGGGCCCGCAGCGATGCGCGGGACCGTGCACTGGCTGATTTCTCAGTTCCCGGATCTCATGTACGAGATCGAGGCCATCGTCGCAGACGGTGATCTCGTCGTCGTGCGGGTGCGCGCACGCGGTACAAACCTCGGTCGTCTGAACGGGTTCTTGCCGGCCAGCGGCAAGCGATTCGATTACGCCCAGAGCCACTGGTTCCGGGTAGTAGAAGGCCAGCTCGCCGAGCATTGGGCCAATCGCGATGACCTTTCCGCCATGCTCCAGTTGGGCGTCGTCACGCCTCCTCGCATCGGGGCGCTGCTCCGACAGATGCGGTCGGCAATACCACGCATGCTGCGTCATCGACGTGGGAGCGGCCCTCCAGCCCACGGATAG
- a CDS encoding DUF1684 domain-containing protein, with protein MYLELVDWRRAMAQLYAEVRANPSPEDGHASWKAGRDELFLHHPQSPLEDGDPLRDNGLPYWPYEPALRFTSPLRPPGEPRTMTVPSGEGDIRMSLAGQVHLPGPIDADVDVWWLDQYAGGLFLPLRDGTAGRGSYGGGRYLLDSAKSAELGVEGSELVLDLNFLYHPSCRYSPRWSCPLAPAGNRVAYEIQAGESMTPVA; from the coding sequence GTGTACCTCGAACTGGTCGACTGGCGGCGAGCGATGGCCCAGCTTTATGCGGAGGTTCGCGCGAACCCATCTCCCGAGGACGGCCACGCCTCGTGGAAGGCCGGCCGGGACGAGCTCTTCCTCCATCACCCGCAGAGCCCTCTCGAGGATGGAGATCCACTGCGGGACAACGGATTACCCTACTGGCCCTACGAGCCTGCGCTGCGCTTCACCTCGCCGCTGAGACCCCCCGGCGAGCCACGCACCATGACGGTGCCCTCCGGTGAGGGTGACATCCGGATGTCGTTGGCCGGTCAAGTGCACCTGCCGGGACCCATCGACGCCGACGTCGACGTCTGGTGGCTCGACCAATACGCGGGGGGCCTGTTCCTGCCCCTGCGCGACGGCACCGCGGGCAGGGGCAGCTACGGCGGCGGGCGGTATCTGCTCGACAGTGCCAAGAGCGCCGAGTTGGGAGTCGAGGGCTCGGAGCTGGTGTTGGACCTGAATTTCCTCTATCACCCGTCCTGTCGCTACAGCCCGCGATGGTCATGCCCGTTGGCGCCGGCCGGGAACCGCGTCGCGTACGAGATCCAGGCGGGCGAAAGCATGACGCCGGTCGCTTGA